The Malus sylvestris chromosome 8, drMalSylv7.2, whole genome shotgun sequence genomic interval GTCCTTCTtaggttaaaaaaataaaaaatatctaaATACATCCCATatcacttttagcgtattatttctcttcttcaactatcaaaacccctctCACCCTCTATTGTTGAACGAAatcctaaccaatgaaactacaaacatgtttattgagaaaaaatatttttgacaagtggaacacgaaatcgatgtaTCTTCCACATGGATTGAGAGAAGGTAATTTTGAAAGTCTAATGGAATCATTTGGTGCCAATCCCCATCAAATTTGttgtttcttttatgttttttgcaTTAGAAAGATGGAGACTTGGTTCCTGAATATATGAATGGCAGCATATGTCTGTGAAATCCCGTCTTGTCATCCCAAAGAGAAAAATTTAGCAATTAAGAAAGGCAACATTTTCTGTGGCCACCCTTGAGAAAAAAAGTAGCAACTATAGGAATCTATTTCAATTGAATGTTAGACAGCCACACGCATGAAATTGAGTTGCATCTGTTCATATAGTATTAAATATTTGTGGCTCTCAAATTATAAATTTGCTTTGTACTTTTTCACTCTCATGTAATTTGTTTAGATCAATTTTTCATTTCCCTCATTTATTTGGTGTAGGTCCAAGATTTAAAGGAAAGTGACTAGAGTTAAATCTGATCTTGGAAATGTATAGAAATGAGTTGATTGATTCAAGGTGAGGCACATTTATTGGTTTTTGGTTATTTAGTTATTCATAACTTCAATTTTGCATATTGTGCAAAGAATGACACTTGAACCATCTTCTCAGTGTATCAAAGGCTTTTCAACATGTGCTTCTATTTTCTGGTATTAAATCGTTTCTGTTTTATTAACTAAATCAATACAAATTTTGTAAAGTGTGCAGCAGGGGTTTTACTTAGTTATTTACAACTAAATTTTTGAGATCTCATGTTCTAGTTCACTTGCATTCAGTTGTGTTATAACTCAACTATATTAATTGTGTTCCGTAAATTAATGTGATTATACAAAAATAGTTGGTTTTCTTGTCATGTGTTGGTTTCGTTGTGCAAATGTAATATGTTCTTAGCATGTGGTTCTTTTCTATTCACAGGGATGTCTTGGAATCTAGAGATTTAGAATGCAGGGCATGGGCTCGTGTTCAAAGTTTGAAGTCCTCTCTTGATGAACGCAAACTTGGAATTACCAGTTAAGACAACAAATGAAGCTGAGGCAATTTCTCAACAAAGGCTAGCTGCTGCTGAGGCTGAGATTGCTGACTTGAGGCAGAAATTTGAAGCTTCCAAAAGGTTACACTTTTTCTAATGCTTGCCAAAACAAATAGTATGAATGAGTAGAGACACTTTGAACCAGTATTCTACCTCAAAGACCTCAAAGATGTGTCAAAGAATACAAAATGCAATTAAAAGACACATAACCCTCTAGTCAagagaaatcaaagaaaatgtTCACATTCAACAAGAAAGGGCATTCTTTAAGTCATTAGAAACCGAACCCAAAACAATTCCCAATActtatcctttattttttaattcagtCTCCAAATTTATGCTTAAACATCTTGGTATTTCTTTCCAGACAAACCATCCAGAACATTACCATTGCACCAATCCCATAAAACTCTTACCTTTTTTCTCTCCATTATTGAAAAAGTTCAAATGAATCTAAacatttttcaaatcatttggCAAACTAAACGTTCAGatgatttgaaatcattcggcaaactaAACATTCAAATGTTTAGATTCAGtccctgaaaattaaaaatgaatgttaaaagatttgagaaatgtggggtgtatgtagaaaatataaggtgtatattgagaatgtggggtgtgggaTTACAGGGAAGTAAGttgggtgtattaagataaattttaaatgaaaaagcaaatgtggggtgtattaagtatatgtggtttattcaacaatttgtagggtgttaatataataagcctaaaATATTGAATCGTAATTCCAAAAAGTGGAATGCGGGCCAATAATTTTAGACTTTTGTTGAATTAATGAATTGTTGGTCACTTAAATTAATATTCAATAAATCGAGACCATATAGAATCGATcgtgaaagaaaaaataataatattagctTTGGTAGGCTTCGGGCCATGCAATTAAGAAAATATGACCTGATAAGGCTTTAGCTGAAGACACCCCAAAATAATTGCGTGCGGTTAAGAAGCAACGAGGGCCAACAACGTTaggctttggtaaaaaaaaaaaaaaaaaaaaaaaaaggattgtaGGCTGTTGTCAAGGCACGGCCTGGAGCAAAGGCTAGGCATTGTGGGCTCAGTGCAGGTtactaatattttgcaaagCAAGCCTGCGGCTTGCTTAGTCATGGGCCGAGGAAAAACAAACGCCCAATATCACAGAAGGCTATAAGTGGGCTCGCGAAAAGCTGCAGGCTTGCTAATGGAACGTGGGCCGAGGGCTTCAGGCTAATCAGAGAGGGACCCAAGCATCAAGCATGCTCTGTGGCACGCGCTCAGGAAAGCTAGAGGGATACTGCCatgattaggggtgggttcaaataattgaaaaccgaaaaaaatcgaaaactaaACCGAACCGAGGtcgaaaaaaatcgaaccggaccgaaccgaaccgaaaaaaaaaaatatatatatatatatataaatactaaaaaacAAGTTAGCGTAAGGGTTTGAACCCCTGACCTGCAGGTTGGGTTTAGATGCTGCAAGCCAACTTGACTGTAGTCTTTGTGTTGTTATAATTGACCAGTATGTTATTTATAGGTTTCTTATATTGaatgctttataaaatttcttaagCTTAAAAACCCTTAGGTGCTGCAAGCCAACTTGACTGTGGTCTTTGTGTTGTTATAATTGTACCAGTATGTTATTTATAGGTTTCTTATATTGaatgctttataaaatttcttaagCATAAAAACCCTTAGGTGCTGCAAGCCAACTTGACTGTAGGCTTTGTGTTGTTATAATTGTACCAGTATGTTATTTATAGGTTTCTGATATTGaatgctttataaaatttgTTAAGCTTAAAACCCTAGCCGTCTCAGTGTCCCACTCTCTCAAACACTCGCTCTCTCTCCCCGCCGCTgcttcctcagtctctctctctttctccctctccttcctctcttcctccaaatcactcTCTCTCCAGTCTTCTCTTGTCCTCCTCGCGGATTCTTTCTTCCAAACAATGATTTTCCCTCGCCCCTTTTGAGACCCGACGAAAAGAGGAATTGTAAGAGCTTGCGACGATCATTGCGATATCGTTGCAACAAAGGTtgtgggttttatttatttttcagtttatgggtttttaattttatggttACCCATTTGAAATTTATGTAATTTAAGGTGGAAAAGTTTGTATTTTTCTCTGAATATGTTTTGGAATTTTCTAGATCTATTGTGGACTTGACTATGAATTTGAATGTGGGCACTGGGCATGCGATATTGGAGTCCGATTATGGCATTTAGACGAAcccatttgcttttttttttccgatcTGCATCAGTtaatttgttgaattatttcatgATTTTGCAAATTTTAAAGTTTGCTTGGCTACATGCCAACAAGGCACGGCTCGACgtgattcttttctttttttttttttgggttttagggtttttagaacccaaaaattcatgcttttattttctttcagcTTTTTTACTCACAAAAATCTATATAGAAAATATCAATTGCGTATGCATGAACATATATATTGCagatatatacaatatataattgtaaaaaaaaaaaaatagtagacTGGGGCTTCATGAATGATGGGGAATATTTTCACGCAACAGGGTGTATGAAATATCACATTTGTGTTTTAGGAGAACTTGATTAGCAGAAAACTAAACCGAGCCTTTAAATGTGTACAAGAACCTCCTCCATGAACCTTCAGTTCCTTAGTATCAGATAAGATcgtgctgataatgtgttgtaggcctatttaactaaaaaattataaagcGGGAGAGAGAGGAGTTTGGCAaataagagggagagagaatttGGTGTCATTCTAATGTTATATTATCTCACCCCATTTTGCCTCTATTTATAGTATTAGCAGGTAAATTCTTTATTCAATAGGTATTACAACTTAAACATGATACTACCTAAAAGATATGATTGAATCCTATAAGGATTTTCTAGGATTTACGTAATTACATTTTAAACCTAATTAGAACTGCAACAGAAATGAGTATTTAAGTCCtccaaatttataatttttttaaccattttatataatttttttttctcttaataaAGAAGTAGGTTTAGGGAATATGTTGGAGTAAGTCCATACCTATCCAAACAATGTGTCCTAATGTTGGTACATCTAGAACGACCTTCATTTTTGACCCACTATTAGAAGTTACAATCATTGAAAATTGCATTATTAAATTAGACACTATTGTCCAATTAATGGTGACTCAGTTACGTGGGTGGGTGGGTGGATGGATGGGTGGCTTAAAGGATATAGAACTTATCCTCTTTTGTTCGTACCATAGTTATAAGTCAATATTTCGAACCATGTATGAGAAGATAATGAAGAATCTTATGATAAGGCAATGTATGAAAAGGAAACAACCTAGGTATAATTTCAAAAAccaagtttttaaattttatttaaaaaaaaaagaattgggaGACAGTCGAGTGCATGGATTCTTGCATGTTGTCTAGATTAGCTGTGGTCCATAATTGCACCCATAATTtaaaatgtaagaaaaattgTCAATTGCATctttagtttatttttttaataatacttGAATTCATGTCCCACTCTTTACCAATAATGTATTTTATGGTATAAATTTTACGATCAAAATAGTTTAATTTTTTCATCTTCATTTAACATTTAttcacaaaatttaaataaGAGATTAATTGGTCATTCAAATGTTTCAAATAAATGGACGGTTCATGAATATGTTACTTGATATTCGTACTATCGATTTGTTTTATATTTGGATGCATAAACAATGATTGATTAGAATGACTCTTTGTAGAGataattttcaaatgaagaCTAAGATATTGTGCAATTCTGATTATAAACTTTATTATACGAAAATACATTATTTACAACAAGTCTGAAATACCATCCTTTCCAAGATTTTAGATTAAAAGCCAGTGCATGTGTTGCTTCTTTACCTAAAAATCATAGAATTTCCGTGTAATCGCCTGTCATAGTTATACACATTTATAGGAAGCAAGCAATCTAATCCACATAACTCTTTATGTACATATGTTATATTTTCCTTTGTATGTATATCTTCCCCAAAAGAATGTGCCAATTAGCTTAATTACATTTACACGAAACTTCTTCGAAATTATTATCCGTAAGTTTCTTTTGCTCTTCTTCTTGTCctcctctttttcttcctcaaaaTCTGTGGGTGCAGGTAGTGACGAACAAATGCTTCTGGGTGGAAGCTCGATCACAAATTATGACAACTACACAAAAAGGGAAGATAGCTGGGTGATCATGGAAGGAAATCATGATGATCATGATGATCATGATGATATGTACGACACAACATCCTCGACGTCGATTTCGAATAGATCATCGACATCTTCATCGGACTTAGTAGATGATGCATCTTCaccatcaacatcatcatcatgTTCTTCTTCCTTTCATTCTCATGGATCGTTGCTCGACTTGTCAGATCTCATGGCTCAGCTACCCATCAAGTAAGAACAGAGAAAAAGAAAGCCCATCTCAATTCTCATCATGACTATATTTCTAATTTCTTTTCCATTAATTTATAACCACGCACGATATTTAGTTTTAGGTTTTGGATGTTGGatagtttttgcattgttttgGATGTTCGATAGTTTTAGCATTCGGGTATATTAGTATATATTTCCAAATTTCCATAAGTTTATATTGCgttatgaaaaaagaaaagaaacatctAATTTAATTAGTACCAAAATCTTCCATTTTCCACACAATGCATGAAAGAATGAAACATTTGATTAAGTAGGCAGAATATAGATTAGATCAGCTGGTTAGGATAGTATAATCGCTCTCTgaaatccaaatttaaatctctCCTCCCATATCTGAATAGTTTAGAATATCCTCTTTCAAAAGGTTTTGTTAACTTTCTGCTAAATTTCTTATTATACATGTACAGGAGAGGACTTTCAAAGTATTTTGAAGGCAAGTGCCAATCCTTTACACGTTTATCAAAGGTAAAGAGCATTGAAGATCTTGCAAAGAAAAAGTCTCCATATAATCAAAGAAAGGCACTAAAAGGAAGCAAGAGCTATGGCGGTGGCTTGGGTTCTTACAGATCGTACACACTTCCGAAGGCCACCATTTCTAAGAGTAAGAAGGCATCAACTACTTCATCTTTTTCGAGCAGATCAAGAGGCAGCACTTTTGGCATAAATAACATCACGCTCCCTCCAACTCCAGTAAGAAAGTAGTTTTAACGTACGTACGTACGTGTGCCGGTGTGCATGTAAACTACACAATGTATATacttgttaatttttaatttttattttttaatggaaGTAGACTTTGTTAGTATTTTGAACCTCTCCTGTTTGTTAGTCTTGCTACTATCTTTTACACTGAGGAATCAGATATTATATTTGTTCTTCAGCTGCGTATGTTAAAATCTGGAATTTAGAATATAGGCATATTCCATGCATGATCtgagaaaaaaaggaaagaagatTGGGATAAATCCAAATTGAATTTTACATGAACGGTTCATCTTAGAAAACTCGACTTGTATAATTAGGGATGACAATGGAGGGGAGCAGATTGAGTTTGCTTGCCCTTCCATCCGGGCCGATTTGCCTCCCGTGAGGGTCCGTTTGGTGGGCTGGATGAGATTGAGCCTTAGAATAAGATTGGATTGACATGGATTGATTAGGCTTTGAATCCCACTCCATTATTTGGTGAAACATGGATTGGACTTAAATCCAGTCGACTATTTGGTACATGACTAAATTGgacttaacttttttttaattttcatttattcaatATCACGTATAATTAATCAAAGCAAATAAAACAACCACAACTTTGATAATAAGAAAATCATGTGAAGATACATCTATATAATCATCCAAAAAGTACGATTTTTGGAATATAACAAAGTCCAAATTAAAATTCCATAACAAAGTTAAATTCTTAAAAATCCAACTAGAAAATAGAACAAAATCCAAATGTTAATTCTTAAAATTCAACTAGAGAATATAAAAAGCAACTACATCTAAGTCATGAGctctacaataaaaaaaaagtcatgaGCTCTACGATCGATCTCCATGGAGTGTCCTCACATACTCGAACCTATCTTCACTTTCATCTAGTGTTCTCGAACACACACACTTTTGCCAGATCCGTAAACAGGGTAAGGTAATCCGATCTCTAATTGAAAACCCCATCTCTTTGAGCTCTTGTCCCTCAAACTTATGGTCATCATTTTCGCCCTGCTCCTTCAACCCATCAGCCATCTGGTGCATTTTAGAATCATGACCCTCCACCATATTCTCTAGTACACTAGCAATTTTGCCCAAGCCATCCAAAACTTTGCTCGGCCTTTCTCTGTCCTACTTCTACATGCGGATGATTAATTAAAAAGAGGTGGGTAGAATGAAACACGATGACTTCCCaagaggtcacccatcctagaactactctcgcccaaacttgATTAACTTTGCAACAGTTAGTTTGTGAgttataattgtatataaccatttcctTTAACCATGACCTTGTAACCTTGTGCATGTGCAAATCACACCAGCCCCCAAACGATCtggtgaaaataaaaaatattaatcaaaacgatcacacaaaattcaaaaatagGAATAAATAGTCTTTCCATTCTTTCATTTCATCTCCCAAGCATGAGACTC includes:
- the LOC126631209 gene encoding protein OXIDATIVE STRESS 3-like isoform X2; the protein is MLYFPLYVYLPQKNVPISLITFTRNFFEIIIRSDEQMLLGGSSITNYDNYTKREDSWVIMEGNHDDHDDHDDMYDTTSSTSISNRSSTSSSDLVDDASSPSTSSSCSSSFHSHGSLLDLSDLMAQLPIKRGLSKYFEGKCQSFTRLSKVKSIEDLAKKKSPYNQRKALKGSKSYGGGLGSYRSYTLPKATISKSKKASTTSSFSSRSRGSTFGINNITLPPTPVRK
- the LOC126631209 gene encoding protein OXIDATIVE STRESS 3-like isoform X1: MLYFPLYVYLPQKNVPISLITFTRNFFEIIIRKFLLLFFLSSSFSSSKSVGAGSDEQMLLGGSSITNYDNYTKREDSWVIMEGNHDDHDDHDDMYDTTSSTSISNRSSTSSSDLVDDASSPSTSSSCSSSFHSHGSLLDLSDLMAQLPIKRGLSKYFEGKCQSFTRLSKVKSIEDLAKKKSPYNQRKALKGSKSYGGGLGSYRSYTLPKATISKSKKASTTSSFSSRSRGSTFGINNITLPPTPVRK